In the genome of Candidatus Omnitrophota bacterium, one region contains:
- the thiL gene encoding thiamine-phosphate kinase: MKIKDAGEIGLIRRLARKTRPGSGVVKGIGDDTAVIKWTKDKYLLFTCDMLVEDVHFRRKAATPFEIGWKALGRNISDIAAMGGLPKYAVVSIGLDPELPLSFADGVYKGMASLARKFNVSIVGGDTTRSKKLVIDVSLIGEVEKKNLVLRSGAKAGDLILVTGSIGGSIKRKHLSFTPRVEEARRLVRDFKVNSMIDISDGLIIDLWRILGSSRVGGRIYESAVPLSREERSFDKAIYEGEDFELLFTMSVKEARRFFKTALDRMPTSVALIGEVIDKKHGYKLIREEGEVEELKPKGYLHFQGKHEIYF, from the coding sequence ATGAAGATAAAAGACGCCGGTGAGATCGGTTTGATTAGACGCCTTGCGAGAAAGACCAGGCCGGGTAGCGGTGTGGTGAAAGGCATCGGCGACGATACGGCGGTCATTAAATGGACAAAAGATAAATACCTGTTATTTACATGCGATATGCTCGTCGAGGACGTCCATTTTCGGCGCAAAGCCGCAACGCCCTTTGAAATTGGATGGAAAGCGCTCGGCCGAAATATAAGCGATATCGCGGCGATGGGAGGATTGCCTAAATACGCGGTCGTCTCGATAGGCCTCGACCCTGAACTGCCTTTATCATTTGCCGACGGCGTATATAAAGGAATGGCCTCCCTTGCCCGAAAATTCAACGTAAGCATAGTTGGCGGCGACACTACCAGGTCGAAGAAATTAGTAATAGATGTGTCACTGATAGGCGAGGTCGAGAAGAAGAACCTTGTCTTAAGGAGCGGTGCAAAGGCAGGCGACCTTATCCTGGTAACGGGTTCGATAGGCGGCTCCATAAAAAGAAAGCACTTGAGTTTTACGCCGAGAGTCGAAGAGGCCCGGCGGCTCGTAAGGGATTTTAAGGTAAATTCGATGATAGATATTTCCGACGGGCTCATTATAGACCTCTGGCGGATATTGGGTTCGAGCCGCGTCGGCGGCAGGATCTACGAAAGCGCTGTCCCTCTTTCAAGAGAAGAGCGTTCGTTCGATAAAGCCATTTATGAGGGTGAGGATTTCGAGCTCCTCTTCACGATGAGCGTAAAAGAGGCGCGGCGGTTCTTTAAAACGGCTCTCGATCGTATGCCGACGTCGGTCGCGTTGATAGGAGAGGTTATCGACAAGAAGCATGGATATAAGCTCATAAGAGAAGAGGGTGAGGTCGAGGAACTGAAGCCGAAAGGCTACCTCCATTTCCAGGGCAAGCATGAAATATATTTCTAA